The genomic interval GTCAAAGCTTCACATTATGTAGAGGAAAAGCCTCTTTTATAATTGGAACAGTTTATCAATGTAGGCTCATGATTTATTCACGCATTGTATGAAATTTAGATAATGCTAGATGTGCAAGATTAATTGTTCCTAAGTGTGAAGAATGGATGTGATGTCATGGAGGCAAGAAgcctatggtaccatgctctgttaaCTGCGTAAAATTTTTTTTACATGTTTGCTGAAATTATATTTGTGTTTGGTGGTTAATTTTTTAGTAAATACTATTTCCATCCTTTTTGGGCATCTGGAATTCAAACGAATTCCCGAATTTATTCGACAATGAACATTTAATTGACTCAAAGATTTTCTGATTTCTTCTCATTATtgatttattgtgtatttatgtccTCTTTTCAGGTTAAGAAACATATCAAGCAAGGGCAAGGCCATGAAGGTGGGATTTTCAGTGTTGAAGCGCCACTTCATGCTTCCAATGTTCAAGTTGTCGACCCTGTAACAGGGTAGGGATGTTCTTTTGATTACGATTTGTACATTGTGTTTTCATCTCTTTCTTTATTAAATTCTTAGGGACTAATTGATCTTTGTTTATGTAGGAAACCATGTAAGGTTGGAATCAAATATCTAGAAGATGGTACCAAAGTGCGAGTTTCTAGAGGTGAAGGAACTTCAGGGTCCATAATACCTCGCCCTGAGATCTTGAAGATAAGGACCACACCAAGGCCTACTGTTGGTATTTGTTCAAAACCTATCACCTTTATTTGTTTTATTCATTGTATTTATGCTCTGAATTCCACTGTCCTTCAAATGTGTTgttcttgtttatttatttattttataaatgctATGAGTTCTCATGTGTTTTTATTCTTCTTGCAACCTTTAGAGTGGAGAAATTTTATGGCACATAATTGTTTCTTGTCTCAAACTATGAGTTTATTTTGCATTTTCTTAAGGAGAATATAGGAACTTTGGCAAGACACAAGCTTTTGAGATGTGAGGTTCAATCTCACTATCTCACTCTTTCTCATTTGGTGTGCTTGATTATGTCAAAACGAACTTATAGCTTAGTATTGTGATAGTTGACCAGAtattttcttacaaatttcctttgaatttttttatgGCATGTGGGCATATATTTGAGTGCTACATTCTGCTATTGAATAGTATGCCAATTC from Malania oleifera isolate guangnan ecotype guangnan chromosome 9, ASM2987363v1, whole genome shotgun sequence carries:
- the LOC131164153 gene encoding uncharacterized protein LOC131164153, which gives rise to MGWKAAEKLIRHWKILRGDNVMIIRGKDKGETGIIKRVIRSQNRVIVEGKNLVKKHIKQGQGHEGGIFSVEAPLHASNVQVVDPVTGKPCKVGIKYLEDGTKVRVSRGEGTSGSIIPRPEILKIRTTPRPTVAGPKDTPMDAALEKTYDAKSGKGMPDL